The following coding sequences lie in one Leucobacter allii genomic window:
- a CDS encoding glucose-6-phosphate isomerase, producing MTIRLDAGMPERAIAETVAELVEARVASRIFARDAGLWGAEAAAEAAIRLGWTDVSPAAERLIPEIEALRAEFAASGVDRVVLCGMGGSSLAPEVIARWHGVPLEVLDSTHPAVVRRAVAGDLSRTVVVVSSKSGGTIETLSQRAAFERAFAAAGIDPAGRIVVVTDPGSALEADARARGQRVFLADPEVGGRFSALTAFGLVPAGLAGAELRALLAEADSVRAELAADDASNPALRLAAAIGEGLPGRFLLAVRASHGADAGLGQWIEQLVAESTGKDGVGVLPIALAETAPEFVRTPAQALPIAVGPERSEDGAGPGSEGILLDAPLGAQFLLWEVATSVLGRLIGIDPFDQPDVEAAKVAARAALAAPARDAAVEAAPIAELADAVVQAAPGAAPRSASGLVDALRAVVPATGYLAIQAYLDASATRTELEALRAGLAASLGVPVALGFGPGYLHSTGQLHKGGPAAGAFLQLSDTGAGELGIPDGEAGFGALIAAQARGDRGVLAERGRPVIALGCPDPAETVRRIITAI from the coding sequence TCGCCAGCCGGATCTTCGCACGGGACGCCGGGCTTTGGGGGGCCGAGGCGGCCGCGGAGGCCGCGATCCGGCTCGGCTGGACGGACGTCTCCCCCGCCGCCGAGCGGCTGATCCCCGAGATCGAGGCGCTGCGCGCCGAGTTCGCGGCGTCCGGCGTCGACCGCGTCGTGCTCTGCGGCATGGGCGGCTCCAGCCTCGCCCCCGAGGTCATCGCGCGCTGGCACGGCGTGCCGCTCGAGGTGCTTGACTCCACGCACCCCGCGGTGGTGCGCCGCGCGGTGGCGGGAGACCTCTCCCGCACCGTCGTCGTGGTGAGCTCGAAGTCGGGCGGCACCATCGAGACGCTCAGCCAGCGCGCCGCCTTCGAGCGCGCGTTCGCGGCCGCGGGCATCGATCCCGCGGGGCGCATCGTGGTCGTCACCGATCCGGGATCCGCGCTCGAGGCGGATGCCCGGGCGCGCGGCCAGCGCGTGTTCCTCGCCGACCCCGAGGTGGGCGGCCGGTTCTCCGCGCTGACGGCGTTCGGGCTCGTGCCCGCGGGGCTGGCCGGCGCCGAGCTGCGCGCGCTCCTCGCCGAGGCCGACTCCGTGCGCGCCGAACTCGCCGCCGACGACGCGTCGAACCCGGCCCTGCGGCTCGCTGCGGCGATCGGCGAAGGGCTGCCCGGCCGGTTCCTGCTCGCCGTGCGGGCCTCGCACGGCGCCGACGCGGGGCTCGGGCAGTGGATCGAGCAGCTCGTCGCCGAGTCGACCGGCAAGGACGGCGTCGGCGTGCTGCCCATCGCGCTCGCGGAGACGGCGCCGGAGTTCGTCCGGACGCCGGCCCAGGCGCTTCCGATCGCCGTCGGTCCCGAGCGGAGCGAGGACGGGGCGGGCCCCGGCTCGGAGGGGATCCTCCTCGACGCGCCGCTCGGTGCGCAGTTCCTGCTCTGGGAGGTCGCGACGTCCGTGCTCGGCCGTCTCATCGGGATCGACCCCTTCGACCAGCCCGACGTCGAGGCCGCGAAGGTCGCCGCGCGTGCGGCGCTCGCCGCGCCCGCGCGCGACGCCGCCGTGGAGGCGGCGCCCATCGCGGAGCTCGCCGACGCCGTCGTGCAGGCGGCGCCGGGAGCGGCGCCGCGTTCCGCGAGCGGACTCGTGGACGCGCTCCGCGCCGTCGTGCCGGCCACGGGGTACCTCGCGATCCAGGCCTATCTGGACGCGTCCGCGACCCGGACGGAGCTCGAGGCGCTGCGGGCCGGACTGGCGGCGTCGCTGGGCGTGCCGGTGGCACTCGGCTTCGGGCCAGGCTACCTGCACTCCACCGGTCAGCTCCACAAGGGCGGTCCGGCCGCCGGAGCCTTCCTGCAGCTCTCGGACACGGGTGCCGGGGAGCTCGGGATCCCGGACGGCGAGGCCGGCTTCGGCGCGCTCATCGCGGCGCAGGCGCGCGGGGATCGCGGTGTGCTCGCGGAGCGGGGCCGTCCGGTGATCGCCCTGGGCTGCCCCGACCCCGCTGAGACCGTCCGCCGGATCATCACGGCGATCTGA
- a CDS encoding RNA polymerase-binding protein RbpA, giving the protein MGEKDHGARADRIQISYWDALGNETVRYFAADVPEEEIPEQIDCPTSGLPAGRDRQNPPMLPKNEPYKTHLAYVKERRTEEEAAELLEAALEKLRARRGTARKSA; this is encoded by the coding sequence ATGGGGGAGAAGGATCACGGCGCCCGTGCCGACCGAATTCAGATTTCGTACTGGGACGCACTGGGCAACGAGACCGTGCGGTACTTCGCGGCCGACGTGCCCGAGGAGGAGATCCCCGAGCAGATCGACTGCCCGACGTCCGGCCTCCCCGCGGGCCGGGACCGGCAGAACCCGCCGATGCTCCCGAAGAACGAGCCGTACAAGACGCACCTCGCCTATGTGAAGGAGCGCCGCACCGAGGAGGAGGCGGCCGAGCTGCTCGAGGCCGCGCTCGAGAAGCTCCGCGCCCGACGCGGCACGGCGCGCAAGTCCGCCTGA
- the secG gene encoding preprotein translocase subunit SecG, whose translation MLILKIALIVILVLTSLLLTLFILLHKGRGGGLSDMFGGGVTSSLGSSGVAERNLNRITVVVSLVWFASIVGLGLIARFSVV comes from the coding sequence GTGCTCATCCTCAAGATCGCACTGATCGTGATCCTCGTACTCACGAGCCTGCTGCTCACCCTGTTCATCCTGCTGCACAAGGGCCGCGGCGGCGGCCTCTCCGACATGTTCGGCGGCGGCGTGACCTCGAGCCTGGGGTCGTCGGGCGTGGCCGAGCGCAACCTGAACCGCATCACCGTCGTCGTGTCGCTGGTGTGGTTCGCGTCGATCGTGGGACTCGGGCTCATCGCCCGGTTCTCGGTGGTCTGA
- the tpiA gene encoding triose-phosphate isomerase, whose product MTDQLAEERLPEPRQPLPQTERTPLIAGNWKMHLDHLQAIALVQKLSWGLKDARHDYADAEVAVFPPFTDLRSVQTLLAADKLSLVLGAQDVSPHESGAYTGDVSAAMLAKLDVRYVLTGHSERRGGHGEDDETVAAKSLAAHRAGMVPMICVGETAEDLEAHGAAAIPLAQLAAAIAPLPADAEFVVAYEPVWAIGSGQAATAEQAEEVARALRESLRDLRGDEVAAATRILYGGSVASQNVAGFLRQPNVDGALVGGASLRADEFSRIVQFRKHVTAA is encoded by the coding sequence ATGACCGATCAGCTCGCCGAGGAGCGGCTCCCGGAGCCGCGCCAGCCGCTGCCGCAGACCGAGCGCACCCCGCTCATCGCCGGCAACTGGAAGATGCACCTCGACCATCTCCAGGCCATCGCCCTCGTGCAGAAGCTGTCCTGGGGGCTCAAGGACGCTCGGCACGACTACGCCGACGCCGAGGTCGCCGTGTTCCCGCCGTTCACCGACCTGCGCTCGGTGCAGACCCTGCTCGCCGCGGACAAGCTCAGCCTCGTCCTGGGCGCGCAGGACGTGTCCCCGCACGAGTCCGGCGCGTACACGGGAGACGTCTCCGCCGCGATGCTCGCGAAGCTCGACGTGCGCTATGTGCTCACCGGGCACTCGGAGCGGCGCGGCGGGCACGGCGAAGACGACGAGACCGTGGCCGCCAAGTCCCTCGCCGCGCATCGCGCCGGCATGGTGCCGATGATCTGCGTGGGGGAGACCGCCGAGGATCTCGAGGCCCACGGCGCCGCGGCGATCCCGCTCGCGCAGCTCGCCGCGGCGATCGCACCGCTGCCGGCCGACGCGGAGTTCGTCGTGGCGTACGAGCCGGTCTGGGCGATCGGCAGCGGCCAGGCCGCCACCGCGGAGCAGGCGGAGGAGGTCGCACGAGCGCTGCGCGAGTCCCTGCGGGATCTTCGCGGGGACGAGGTCGCGGCCGCCACGCGCATCCTCTACGGCGGATCCGTCGCGAGCCAGAACGTGGCCGGATTCCTGCGGCAGCCGAACGTCGACGGCGCGCTCGTCGGCGGGGCGAGCCTGCGGGCCGACGAGTTCTCCCGAATCGTGCAGTTCAGGAAGCACGTCACCGCCGCGTGA
- a CDS encoding phosphoglycerate kinase, translated as MRTIESLGSLRSRTVIVRCDLNVPLSDGAIGDDGRIRASLTTIRELREAGARLVLVSHLGRPKGAPEARFSLRPVAERMAELLGAPVGFVGETVGPEAESAVAALADGDVLLLENLRFNPGETSADPAERRAFAGRLAALGDAFVSDGFGVVHRSQASVTELAQLLPSAAGRLVAAELAVLRRLTDEPERPYTVVLGGSKVSDKLGVISHLLERVDTILVGGGMLFTFLAAQGHDVAASLLEEDQLDTVRGYLAEAERRGVRIVLPSDVVVAAAFAPDAAHEVVAADAIASSSFGATGIGLDIGPDSAAEFARRIADSATVFWNGPMGVFEMEAFAHGTRAVAQALADTSAFTVVGGGDSAAAVRALGFADERFGHISTGGGASLEFLEGKPLPGLEVLA; from the coding sequence ATGCGCACCATCGAATCCCTGGGCTCGCTCCGGTCACGCACCGTGATCGTCCGCTGCGACCTCAACGTCCCCCTCTCCGACGGCGCGATCGGCGACGACGGCCGCATCCGCGCCTCCCTCACCACGATCCGGGAACTGCGCGAGGCCGGGGCTCGTCTCGTCCTCGTCAGCCACCTCGGTCGTCCGAAGGGGGCCCCGGAGGCGCGCTTCTCGCTCCGTCCCGTCGCCGAGCGCATGGCGGAGCTGCTCGGCGCCCCCGTCGGCTTCGTCGGCGAGACCGTGGGCCCCGAGGCCGAGTCGGCCGTGGCCGCCCTCGCGGACGGCGACGTGCTCCTGCTCGAGAACCTGCGCTTCAACCCGGGCGAGACGAGCGCGGACCCTGCGGAGCGCCGCGCCTTCGCCGGGCGGCTCGCGGCGCTCGGCGACGCCTTCGTCTCCGACGGCTTCGGCGTGGTGCACCGCTCGCAGGCGAGCGTCACCGAGCTCGCGCAGCTGCTCCCGAGCGCGGCCGGCCGCCTCGTCGCGGCCGAGCTCGCGGTGCTCCGCCGGCTCACCGACGAGCCCGAGCGCCCCTACACGGTCGTGCTGGGCGGTTCGAAGGTGTCCGACAAGCTCGGTGTCATCTCCCACCTGCTCGAGCGCGTCGACACGATCCTCGTGGGCGGGGGCATGCTCTTCACCTTCCTCGCGGCGCAGGGCCACGACGTCGCCGCGAGTCTGCTCGAGGAGGATCAGCTCGACACCGTTCGCGGCTACCTCGCGGAGGCCGAACGGCGCGGCGTCCGCATCGTGCTGCCGAGCGACGTCGTCGTCGCTGCGGCCTTCGCCCCCGACGCCGCCCACGAGGTCGTCGCCGCAGACGCGATCGCCTCCTCGAGCTTCGGCGCGACGGGCATCGGGCTCGACATTGGCCCCGACTCCGCCGCCGAGTTCGCACGACGCATCGCCGACTCGGCGACCGTGTTCTGGAACGGCCCGATGGGGGTGTTCGAGATGGAGGCCTTCGCGCACGGCACCCGCGCGGTCGCGCAGGCCCTCGCGGACACCTCGGCGTTCACCGTGGTCGGCGGCGGCGACTCCGCCGCCGCCGTGCGCGCGCTCGGCTTCGCCGACGAGCGCTTCGGACACATTTCAACGGGCGGCGGCGCGAGCCTCGAGTTCCTCGAGGGGAAGCCGCTGCCGGGACTGGAGGTACTCGCATGA
- a CDS encoding superoxide dismutase → MAAYSLPELPYDYAALEPHISGKIMQLHHDKHHQAYVTGANTALEQLAEARDSGNLAAVNKLEKDLAFNLGGHVNHTIFWNNLSPEGGGRPEGELAAAIDEFFGDFEKFQAHFTATALGVQGSGWAVLAWDALGQRPNIVQLFDQQGNLPAGTIPLLQLDVWEHAYYLDYLNVRADYVKAFWNIANWQDVAKRFEAARSQTPGLI, encoded by the coding sequence ATGGCCGCATACTCCCTCCCTGAACTTCCCTACGATTACGCAGCTCTCGAGCCGCACATCAGCGGCAAGATCATGCAGTTGCACCACGACAAGCACCACCAGGCGTACGTGACGGGGGCGAACACGGCGCTCGAGCAGCTCGCGGAAGCGCGCGACTCCGGCAATCTCGCGGCGGTCAACAAGCTGGAGAAGGATCTCGCGTTCAACCTCGGCGGCCACGTGAACCACACGATCTTCTGGAACAACCTCTCGCCCGAGGGCGGCGGACGCCCGGAGGGCGAGCTCGCCGCGGCGATCGACGAGTTCTTCGGCGACTTCGAGAAGTTCCAGGCGCACTTCACCGCGACCGCGCTCGGCGTCCAGGGCTCCGGCTGGGCCGTCCTCGCATGGGACGCGCTCGGGCAGCGCCCGAACATCGTGCAGCTCTTCGACCAGCAGGGCAACCTGCCCGCAGGCACGATCCCGCTCCTCCAGCTCGACGTGTGGGAGCACGCCTACTACCTCGACTACCTGAACGTCCGCGCCGACTACGTGAAGGCGTTCTGGAACATCGCGAACTGGCAGGACGTCGCGAAGCGCTTCGAGGCCGCCCGCAGCCAGACCCCGGGCCTCATCTAG
- the whiA gene encoding DNA-binding protein WhiA gives MLSTPEVKSELVRFPVQRTGERIAEVATILRLAGGLHTISGRIALEAELHTPQIVQRVRKDLAELYGVRSDAKQLPPSSTRPGAPQFLVRVIDGETLARQLGLLDQRRRQIRGLPNRLTTGAQAELAAIWRGAFLARGGLTAPGRSAGLELGCPTSEVAMALVGAAGRLGIDAKSREIRGQNKVLIRDGEAISDMLGTMGATQAKQAWDELRRARETRATANRLVNFDDANLRRSAQASVAACARVERALEILGDGVPEHLRYAGQLRLAHREASLDDLGARADPPLTKDAIAGRIRRLLAMADKEAESRGIPGTEASLPEELDAL, from the coding sequence GTGCTGTCAACCCCCGAGGTGAAGAGCGAGCTCGTCCGGTTCCCGGTGCAGCGCACCGGAGAGCGGATCGCCGAGGTCGCGACGATCCTCCGACTCGCGGGAGGCCTGCACACCATCTCGGGGCGGATCGCCCTCGAGGCCGAGCTCCACACCCCGCAGATCGTGCAGCGGGTCCGCAAGGACCTCGCGGAGCTCTACGGCGTGCGGTCCGACGCGAAGCAGCTCCCGCCCTCGAGCACGCGGCCCGGCGCGCCGCAGTTCCTCGTCCGCGTGATCGACGGAGAGACCCTCGCCCGGCAGCTCGGCCTCCTCGACCAGCGGCGGCGTCAGATCCGCGGCCTGCCGAACCGTCTCACGACGGGGGCGCAGGCGGAGCTCGCCGCGATCTGGCGCGGCGCGTTCCTCGCGCGCGGCGGCCTCACCGCCCCGGGTCGCTCCGCGGGCCTCGAGCTCGGCTGCCCGACGAGCGAGGTCGCCATGGCGCTCGTCGGCGCCGCGGGCCGACTCGGGATCGATGCCAAGAGCCGTGAGATCCGCGGACAGAACAAGGTGCTCATCCGCGACGGCGAGGCCATCAGCGACATGCTCGGAACGATGGGGGCGACCCAGGCGAAGCAGGCCTGGGACGAGCTGCGCCGCGCCCGCGAGACGCGTGCGACCGCGAACCGCCTCGTGAATTTCGACGACGCGAACCTCCGCCGTTCGGCGCAGGCCTCCGTCGCCGCATGCGCCCGGGTGGAGCGCGCGCTCGAGATCCTCGGCGACGGCGTCCCCGAGCACCTCAGGTACGCGGGTCAGCTGCGCCTCGCGCACCGCGAGGCGAGCCTCGACGACCTCGGCGCGCGCGCCGATCCGCCGCTCACGAAGGACGCGATCGCCGGTCGGATCCGGCGCCTGCTCGCGATGGCCGACAAGGAGGCCGAGTCCCGGGGCATCCCCGGCACCGAGGCCAGCCTGCCCGAGGAGCTCGACGCCCTCTGA
- the rapZ gene encoding RNase adapter RapZ: MNEAAAGQEILIVTGMSGAGRSTVANTLEDLGWYVVDNLPLTMLKTLADMADRSGGALPRIVAVVDVRGRDLFADIQDTVEELRAGATVRVVFLDATDEILVRRYESVRRPHPLQGEAGSLLEGIRLERERLQELRASSDVVIDTSRYNVHDLSTATRDLFSDDNTPGLQLSVLSFGFKYGAPTDVDLMVDMRFLPNPFWIPELRPLTGVDPEVKEYVLSRDGAAEFLDHYVAALAPVLAGFQRENKRHASLAVGCTGGKHRSVASARELADRLAGLPGVSVSLRHRDLGRE, translated from the coding sequence ATGAACGAGGCCGCAGCGGGGCAGGAGATCCTCATCGTCACCGGCATGTCCGGTGCGGGGCGGAGCACCGTCGCCAACACCCTCGAGGATCTCGGCTGGTACGTCGTCGACAACCTCCCGTTGACGATGCTGAAGACCCTCGCGGACATGGCAGACCGCTCCGGCGGCGCGCTGCCGCGCATCGTCGCGGTCGTCGACGTGCGGGGTCGGGATCTCTTCGCCGACATCCAGGACACCGTCGAGGAGCTGCGGGCTGGGGCCACCGTGCGCGTCGTGTTCCTCGACGCCACCGACGAGATCCTCGTGCGCCGCTACGAGTCCGTGCGCCGCCCGCACCCGCTGCAGGGGGAGGCGGGGAGCCTGCTCGAGGGGATCCGCCTCGAGCGCGAGCGCCTGCAGGAGCTGCGCGCCTCGAGCGACGTCGTCATCGACACCTCGCGCTACAACGTGCACGATCTCTCGACGGCGACCCGCGACCTCTTCTCCGACGACAACACGCCCGGCCTGCAGTTGTCCGTGCTGAGCTTCGGCTTCAAGTACGGCGCCCCCACCGATGTCGATCTCATGGTCGACATGCGGTTCCTCCCGAACCCCTTCTGGATCCCGGAGCTCCGCCCGCTGACGGGGGTCGATCCCGAGGTGAAGGAGTACGTGCTCAGCCGCGACGGGGCGGCCGAGTTCCTCGATCACTACGTCGCGGCGCTCGCTCCGGTGCTCGCCGGATTCCAGCGGGAGAACAAGCGCCACGCGTCGCTCGCGGTAGGATGCACCGGCGGCAAACATCGCTCGGTGGCCTCGGCCCGAGAGCTGGCCGACCGACTCGCCGGACTGCCGGGCGTCAGCGTGAGCCTGCGCCACCGCGACCTCGGTCGCGAGTAG
- the uvrC gene encoding excinuclease ABC subunit UvrC yields the protein MQEIDRRSEFRPAQGEIPTSPGVYRFSDRHGRVLYIGKAKNLRARLANYFQPLHSLMPRTRRMLALAAKLDWTVVATDTESLVLEHTWITEFKPPFNVQFKDDKTYPYLAVTLRDEAPRLIITRNERIRGARYFGPYPKVWALRETTALLQRAFPIRTCNEADYQRAMRSGKPCLAGQIGRCHGPCSRLITVEEHRARVQELVAFLGGGDTGHLRSLQRAMRDAAAEQRYEDAARLRDQVQAVEHVMEKNAVVLGLDVNLDVFGLRADELAAAAHQFIIRGGRIRGERSWIVDVELDDSPGTLLEQVVQSAYEGEREPPPEILVPLLPENAGALEEALSARRPRRGRVRVRVPERGEKVQLMDRAVLNAGEHLVRHKLKRAADLTARTDALAELQQALGMAEAPLRIECIDVSHLQGTGVVASLVVFEDGLPAKGAYRKYRIEETSDDTDSIHQVVSRRAAQLNAAREAGEPPSGVYRDRPQLLVVDGGEPQVRAAARALAEAGIDDVALCGIAKRLEEIWLPDDPYPVILPRTSEALFLVQRIRDEAHRFAITFQRQRRSTAIASRLSEIPGLGPKRVQALLKHFGSVARLRAASHAELSAAPGLGPKLAEQVMDHLGDSAPAAAAKLGAAQHASTSEEDPA from the coding sequence ATGCAGGAGATCGACCGGCGCTCCGAGTTCCGCCCCGCCCAGGGCGAGATCCCGACGAGCCCCGGAGTCTACCGCTTCAGCGACCGGCACGGTCGCGTGCTGTACATCGGCAAGGCGAAGAACCTGCGCGCGCGGCTCGCGAACTACTTCCAGCCGCTGCACTCGCTCATGCCGCGCACGCGGCGCATGCTCGCCCTCGCCGCGAAACTCGACTGGACCGTCGTGGCGACCGACACCGAGTCGCTCGTGCTCGAGCACACCTGGATCACGGAGTTCAAACCGCCGTTCAACGTCCAGTTCAAGGACGACAAGACCTACCCCTACCTCGCCGTCACGCTGCGCGACGAGGCCCCGCGCCTCATCATCACCCGCAACGAGCGGATCCGGGGCGCGCGCTACTTCGGCCCGTACCCGAAGGTGTGGGCGCTCCGCGAAACCACGGCGCTGCTGCAGCGCGCCTTCCCGATCCGCACCTGCAACGAGGCGGACTACCAGCGCGCCATGCGCAGCGGAAAACCGTGCCTCGCCGGGCAGATCGGACGGTGCCACGGCCCGTGCTCGCGCCTCATCACGGTCGAGGAGCATCGCGCCAGGGTCCAGGAGCTCGTCGCCTTCCTCGGCGGCGGCGACACCGGGCACCTCAGGAGCCTGCAGCGTGCGATGCGCGACGCCGCCGCCGAGCAGCGCTACGAGGACGCGGCGCGCCTGCGGGATCAGGTGCAGGCCGTCGAGCACGTCATGGAGAAGAACGCCGTGGTGCTCGGCCTCGACGTGAACCTCGACGTCTTCGGTCTGCGCGCCGACGAGCTGGCCGCGGCCGCGCACCAGTTCATCATCCGCGGCGGCAGGATCCGCGGCGAGCGGAGCTGGATCGTCGACGTCGAGCTCGACGATTCGCCCGGCACGCTGCTCGAGCAGGTCGTCCAGTCCGCCTACGAGGGGGAGCGCGAACCGCCGCCGGAGATCCTGGTGCCGCTGCTGCCCGAGAACGCCGGGGCGCTCGAGGAGGCGCTGAGCGCGCGCCGGCCGCGCCGCGGCCGCGTCCGCGTCCGCGTGCCCGAACGGGGCGAGAAGGTGCAGCTCATGGATCGCGCCGTCCTCAACGCGGGCGAGCACCTCGTCCGCCACAAGCTCAAGCGCGCCGCCGACCTCACGGCCCGCACCGACGCCCTCGCGGAGCTGCAGCAGGCCCTCGGCATGGCGGAGGCCCCGTTGCGCATCGAGTGCATCGACGTCTCGCATCTGCAGGGCACCGGGGTCGTCGCCTCCCTCGTCGTCTTCGAGGACGGTCTGCCGGCGAAGGGCGCGTACCGCAAGTACCGCATCGAGGAGACGAGCGACGACACCGATTCGATCCACCAGGTCGTCTCGCGCCGCGCGGCGCAGCTCAACGCGGCGCGGGAGGCCGGGGAGCCGCCCTCCGGCGTCTACCGCGACCGCCCGCAGCTGCTCGTGGTCGACGGCGGCGAGCCCCAGGTGCGCGCGGCGGCGCGGGCCCTCGCGGAGGCGGGCATCGACGACGTCGCGCTCTGCGGGATCGCGAAGCGCCTCGAGGAGATCTGGCTGCCGGACGATCCGTACCCGGTGATCCTGCCGCGCACGAGCGAGGCGCTCTTCCTCGTGCAGCGCATCAGGGACGAGGCGCACCGCTTCGCCATCACCTTCCAGCGGCAGCGCCGCAGCACCGCCATCGCGAGCCGCCTCTCCGAGATCCCCGGCCTCGGCCCGAAGCGGGTCCAGGCGCTGCTCAAGCACTTCGGCTCGGTGGCCCGGCTGCGCGCGGCGTCCCACGCCGAGCTGTCCGCGGCACCGGGACTCGGGCCGAAGCTCGCCGAGCAGGTCATGGACCACCTCGGGGACTCGGCGCCCGCCGCTGCGGCTAAACTTGGGGCAGCGCAGCACGCGTCGACGAGTGAGGAGGATCCGGCATGA